One genomic window of Syntrophorhabdus sp. includes the following:
- a CDS encoding DUF433 domain-containing protein — MTLAETRPRIVSDPEILGGLPVIEGTRVPAGNILAEIRAGSDKYEIFLGYPTLPVGSVEAVIEWDRAGRPL, encoded by the coding sequence ATGACCCTTGCCGAAACAAGGCCGCGCATAGTATCCGACCCGGAAATCCTCGGGGGACTGCCCGTAATCGAGGGGACTCGTGTTCCAGCAGGAAACATCCTCGCCGAGATCCGGGCCGGGAGCGATAAATATGAGATCTTTCTCGGTTATCCGACGCTCCCCGTTGGCAGTGTGGAGGCGGTTATTGAATGGGACAGAGCGGGTCGCCCGCTTTGA